Proteins encoded together in one uncultured Desulfosarcina sp. window:
- a CDS encoding SEC-C metal-binding domain-containing protein yields MTIDHHITLDTMSEADLEPVLELLRGHDPDTVARNSGVSRTRLLQLRDGLLSRIEQERARVSDSPPEKIGRNAPCPCGSGKKYKHCCLNRHEPRHGSAGQAKPSATSAAQPAKNAEQEKLIAQIEQTFDRLRAGRYGKAIDRAATLLDRYPDEDRLHDILSTAKLHAGQFDQALDICEKRMAVAEIEKAFFIEHGRYRDSEIDTPALSYYYPPLTWLQKTWIALKAKAYNDQYPTREDAGIVKWVSALKTADDASRFPTDHTRGLDLRRKSLAEAIQRLKAVGPDVVPYLGPLAWIYSWSGLFVPEIL; encoded by the coding sequence ATGACCATCGATCATCATATCACGTTGGACACCATGTCCGAGGCTGATCTCGAACCCGTTCTTGAACTGCTGCGCGGCCATGACCCGGACACAGTTGCCCGAAATTCGGGGGTTTCCCGAACGCGCCTGCTGCAGCTTCGGGACGGCCTGCTATCCCGCATCGAACAGGAACGGGCCCGGGTGTCCGATTCGCCGCCTGAAAAAATCGGCAGAAACGCCCCCTGCCCCTGCGGGTCGGGGAAAAAATACAAGCATTGCTGCCTGAATCGACATGAACCGCGGCATGGGTCGGCCGGACAGGCCAAACCGTCGGCGACCTCCGCAGCGCAGCCGGCCAAAAACGCCGAGCAGGAAAAGCTGATTGCGCAGATCGAACAAACCTTCGACCGACTGCGCGCCGGCCGATATGGCAAAGCGATCGACCGCGCTGCGACCCTGCTCGACCGGTATCCGGACGAAGATCGGCTCCACGATATCCTGTCCACAGCCAAGCTGCATGCCGGACAATTCGATCAGGCGCTCGACATTTGTGAAAAACGCATGGCCGTGGCAGAAATCGAAAAAGCTTTTTTTATCGAACACGGCCGCTATCGGGATTCCGAAATCGATACGCCGGCCCTGTCCTATTATTATCCGCCCCTGACCTGGCTTCAAAAAACCTGGATCGCGCTGAAGGCCAAAGCTTACAACGACCAATACCCGACCCGGGAAGATGCCGGCATCGTTAAATGGGTCTCGGCCCTGAAAACGGCGGACGATGCCAGCCGGTTCCCGACGGATCACACCCGAGGCCTCGATCTGCGCCGCAAGTCCCTGGCAGAAGCGATCCAGCGGCTCAAGGCTGTCGGCCCCGACGTCGTCCCGTATTTAGGCCCATTGGCCTGGATATACTCCTGGTCCGGTCTTTTCGTTCCTGAAATTCTATAG